The DNA segment AATAGATAAAGTGCAGAAGTTAGGTTTAACAAATATTGAGTTTAAAGGTAGTGTACCAAAAAAATATATACCTTCTATTTTAAAACAATCCTATGCTAACATTCTTCATAATAAAAGTACGCAACTAAATAAATACGGGCAAAGTCAGAATAAATTATTTGAGTATTTGGCAGCTGGGAAGCCAATTTTACAGACTTATCAAACAGGTTATAGCGTAATAGATAGGTTTAATGCAGGTGTGTGCCTTGATAAACAAACACCTGATATGATAGCTAATGCTATTATAGAAATGTCTAATAATGAAAGAAAATCATTTGAACAAGGTGAAAATGCAAGAAGTGCGGCGCACGAATTTGATTTTGAAAAGTTAACTTCAAAATTAATAAAAGTAATAGAAAATGAGGAGGTGTAAACTTTGCTTAAAAGATTATTTGACTTTACAGTTAGCTTAATAGGTTTGGTGATAACATCTCCTATTATTGTCGTATCTTCTATTTTGATTGCTAAAAAATTAGGTAAACCTGTGTTATTTAGGCAAACACGACCAGGTAAAGACGAAGTGCCATTTGAAATATACAAATTTCGTACGATGACTGATGAAAAAGATGAATATGGTGAATTATTACCTGATGAACAAAGGATGACTAAACTAGGTAGTACAATAAGAAGTGCAAGTATTGATGAATTGCCTCAACTTATTAATGTGCTTAAAGGTGATTTAAGTTTAGTTGGCCCTAGACCTTTATTGATGGAATATTTGCCGTTATATAATGAAGAACAGAGAAAAAGGCACAGCGTAAAACCGGGGATTACCGGATGGGCGCAAATCAATGGACGCAATGCAATTACTTGGGAACAAAAATTTAAATTAGATGTTTGGTACGCTGAAAACCAATCATTCAAATTAGATATGTATATTTTATACAAAACAGTTGAGAATGTTTTAAAGAAAAAAGATATTAGTACAGATGCACATGTCACAATGGAAAGGTTTAAAGGTAATAGCTAATGAAACAACTTATTATGATTGGTAAAGGTGGTCATTCTAAAGTCATTAGGGATATTATTTTAGCTCAAGGTGAATATCAGTTAGTTGGCTACTTAGATAATGCGATTGAATCTTATTATGAACAAGATGATTTATTTTTTGATAATTTAAACAATATTAATAAGTATTCATCGGACCATTTTTTTATTATAGCGATTGGTAATAATCATGTTAGAGAAAAAATTGTTTTGAAATATGGTTTGAATATAGAACAGTTCGCTACGCTTATACATCCTTCAGCCATTATAAGTCCATTTAGTTCAATAGGGAGAGGTACAGTCGTAATGCCCCTCGTTGTAATAAATGCGGATACTCGTATAGGAAATCATGCAATTGTGAATTCAGGAGCAGTTGTAGAGCATGACAATGTAATTGAGGATTATGTCCACATTTCACCAGGCGCACTTTTAGCTGGTGGTGTAACAGTAGGTGAATTAGCACATGTCGCAATTGGTTCTAACGTACTACCTCAAGTGAAAATTGGCAGTAATAGTATTGTCGGTGCAGGAGCTACTGTAATTGAAGATGTACCTTCAGAACAAACAGTTATAGGTACACCTGCCAAACCAAAGGAGTGAATATAGTGGAAAAAGAAAGAGTATTTTTATCGAGACCACATATGGGCGGTAATGAACAAAAATATATAGAAGATGCTTTTGAAAAAAATTGGATAGCTCCATTAGGTGAAAATGTTACAGAATTTGAAAATGATATCAAACGTTATACAGGCGTTGGAGAAGCTTTAGCAGTGAGTAGTGGAACAGCAGCAATACATCTTGCACTTATAGAAAGTAATGTAGGTCAAGACGATATCGTATTTTGTTCTTCTTTAACGTTTTGCGCTACGTCAAATCCAATTCTCTATCAAGGGGCTCAACCAGTATTTATTGACTCCGAGCTAGATACATGGAATATGTCTCCAGAAGCATTAAAAAAAGCCTTTGAAAAGTATGAACAATTAGGACAAAAACCTAAAGCTGTAATAGTTGTGAATTTATATGGGCAATCAGCTCAATTAAATGAAATTCGTGAAATCTGTAATCAATATGATGTTGTGTTGATTGAAGACGCAGCGGAGTCTTTAGGTTCAGAATATAACGGTAAGAAAAGTGGGAGCTTTGGTGACTACGGCATTTATTCATTTAATGGTAATAAGATTATCACTACAAGTGGCGGTGGTATGTTAGTTACTAATGATAAGGTTTCAAGAGATCACGCATTATTCCTATCAACTCAAGCTAGAGATAAAGCCATTCATTATGAACATAGTGAATTAGGTTATAATTATCGATTAAGTAATATCTCTGCAGGTATTGGAAGAGGACAAATGGAAGTTTTAGATAACAGGGTGAGTATAAGACGTAGCATTTTTGAAAAATATCAACAATCATTAGGAAATATTAATGGGTTCGAATTCCAACCAGAGATTACAAATTCTAAATCTAATAGATGGCTTACTGCATTAACGATTGATCCTGAAAAAGCTGGTTTTTCATCTAAGGATGTTATTGAAGCTTTAGAAAAAGAAAACATCGAAGCTCGTCCAGTATGGAAACCAATGCATTTACAACCACTGTATTCAAATTATGACTTCATAAAATTAAATAGTGATAATGCAAAAGCTTTATTCGAAAATGGTATTTGTCTTCCATCAAGTTCTGACATGCAAGCTGAACAACAGGATCGAGTTATTCAAATAATTAAAGATTTAAATAGTGACAAGTAAGGAGCTGTCACCAATATGAAGAAAAAATCCAAAACTAAAAAGATTATTCTCATTTGCTTCATTATCTTAGCGATTGGTGTGTTATTAGTAGCTGCTTTTATTTTCTACAAGTTAACAGCTTTGAATACTGCGATTAATAATCCGCTTGACCGTGGAGATCACTCTGAATTAAGGCAGGGCAAAGTGAAAAAGGGTGAACCGATTTCTATAGCTTTGTTTGGTATTGATGATGACA comes from the Staphylococcus hsinchuensis genome and includes:
- a CDS encoding aminotransferase class I/II-fold pyridoxal phosphate-dependent enzyme, which produces MEKERVFLSRPHMGGNEQKYIEDAFEKNWIAPLGENVTEFENDIKRYTGVGEALAVSSGTAAIHLALIESNVGQDDIVFCSSLTFCATSNPILYQGAQPVFIDSELDTWNMSPEALKKAFEKYEQLGQKPKAVIVVNLYGQSAQLNEIREICNQYDVVLIEDAAESLGSEYNGKKSGSFGDYGIYSFNGNKIITTSGGGMLVTNDKVSRDHALFLSTQARDKAIHYEHSELGYNYRLSNISAGIGRGQMEVLDNRVSIRRSIFEKYQQSLGNINGFEFQPEITNSKSNRWLTALTIDPEKAGFSSKDVIEALEKENIEARPVWKPMHLQPLYSNYDFIKLNSDNAKALFENGICLPSSSDMQAEQQDRVIQIIKDLNSDK
- a CDS encoding acetyltransferase — protein: MKQLIMIGKGGHSKVIRDIILAQGEYQLVGYLDNAIESYYEQDDLFFDNLNNINKYSSDHFFIIAIGNNHVREKIVLKYGLNIEQFATLIHPSAIISPFSSIGRGTVVMPLVVINADTRIGNHAIVNSGAVVEHDNVIEDYVHISPGALLAGGVTVGELAHVAIGSNVLPQVKIGSNSIVGAGATVIEDVPSEQTVIGTPAKPKE
- a CDS encoding sugar transferase; its protein translation is MLKRLFDFTVSLIGLVITSPIIVVSSILIAKKLGKPVLFRQTRPGKDEVPFEIYKFRTMTDEKDEYGELLPDEQRMTKLGSTIRSASIDELPQLINVLKGDLSLVGPRPLLMEYLPLYNEEQRKRHSVKPGITGWAQINGRNAITWEQKFKLDVWYAENQSFKLDMYILYKTVENVLKKKDISTDAHVTMERFKGNS